In Curtobacterium sp. TC1, the following proteins share a genomic window:
- a CDS encoding ArnT family glycosyltransferase, translating to MTDRTGSAQTDAQDRRRKPVARLFLGEREDARWLRPAFWALLAVTAVVYLWDLSVSGYANSFYAAAVQAGTKSWEAFFFGSLDSSNFITVDKPPASLWAMVLSARLLGFSSFSLLLPQALMAVGSVALVWGTVRRTLARVGTTTANVGALLAGFVVAATPAAALMFRFDNPDALLVFLMTAGAYCTVRALPRGSWKWIALAGVALGFAFLTKMLQGLLVLPAFGLVYLFAARTGWVRRVVGLLIAAGSLVVAAGWWVVAVWLWPAESRPYIGGSTDNTVLDLVFGYNGLGRIFGGSGNGGGGGGGGMTGGTAGGSFGGSTGLNRLFSSEMGLEISWLLPAALIALVVGLVVVGRRHLADPARAGLVLWGGWLLVTGLVFSYMSGTIHPYYTVALAPAIAGLVGTGGALLWHARTRFVGRIGLAAMIGVTAFWGWCLLNENPTWLPWLRWVMLAGGLLSAALIVIGSVPSLRRLVTIGVLAGTLFGLSGTTAYALATTTVAHSGSIPSVGPAGSSSGGMGGGGTGGMPGGTGGPGGSAAGSDSDDSTIDDGSQQGPGGTPPEGASGEAPEMPDGTSGTAPGSGQDDTDDATSEGGPGTGLQAGGGGEGASTSSALQELLEASDAKWAAAVNGSQSAAQLELDTDTAVMAIGGWSSDPAPTLAQFKAYVADGDIGYYVSSGSGGGMGGGSSTASAIQEWVAANYESTTVGGQTVYDLSSAK from the coding sequence TTGACCGACCGAACGGGCTCCGCGCAGACCGACGCGCAGGATCGGCGCCGCAAGCCCGTCGCCCGCCTGTTCCTCGGCGAGCGCGAGGACGCCCGCTGGCTCCGGCCGGCGTTCTGGGCACTCCTCGCAGTGACCGCCGTGGTGTACCTCTGGGACCTCAGCGTCTCGGGGTACGCCAACAGCTTCTACGCCGCCGCCGTGCAGGCCGGCACGAAGTCGTGGGAGGCGTTCTTCTTCGGCTCCCTCGACTCGTCGAACTTCATCACGGTCGACAAGCCCCCGGCGTCGCTCTGGGCGATGGTGTTGTCCGCCCGGCTGCTCGGCTTCTCGAGCTTCAGCCTGCTGCTCCCCCAGGCGCTCATGGCCGTCGGTTCCGTCGCCCTGGTCTGGGGCACGGTCCGCCGCACGCTCGCCCGCGTCGGCACCACGACCGCGAACGTCGGTGCGCTGCTCGCCGGCTTCGTCGTCGCGGCGACCCCGGCGGCGGCCCTGATGTTCCGGTTCGACAACCCGGACGCGTTGCTCGTGTTCCTGATGACCGCCGGCGCGTACTGCACCGTTCGCGCTCTGCCCCGGGGCAGCTGGAAGTGGATCGCCCTGGCCGGGGTCGCCCTCGGCTTCGCGTTCCTGACGAAGATGCTGCAGGGCCTGCTCGTCCTGCCGGCCTTCGGCCTGGTCTACCTCTTCGCCGCCCGCACCGGATGGGTCCGGCGCGTGGTCGGTCTGCTCATCGCCGCGGGTTCCCTCGTGGTCGCCGCCGGCTGGTGGGTCGTCGCCGTGTGGCTGTGGCCCGCGGAGTCCCGCCCCTACATCGGCGGTTCGACGGACAACACCGTCCTCGACCTGGTGTTCGGCTACAACGGCCTCGGTCGGATCTTCGGCGGCTCGGGCAACGGCGGCGGAGGTGGGGGCGGCGGCATGACCGGTGGCACCGCGGGCGGCTCGTTCGGTGGCTCGACGGGCCTGAACCGACTGTTCTCGTCCGAGATGGGGCTCGAGATCTCGTGGCTCCTGCCCGCGGCGCTCATCGCGCTGGTCGTCGGCCTGGTCGTCGTCGGCCGCCGCCACCTCGCCGACCCGGCCCGCGCCGGCCTCGTCCTGTGGGGTGGCTGGCTCCTGGTCACCGGCCTCGTGTTCTCGTACATGTCCGGCACGATCCACCCGTACTACACGGTCGCGTTGGCCCCGGCGATCGCCGGACTCGTCGGCACCGGCGGCGCCCTGCTCTGGCACGCACGAACGCGGTTCGTCGGCCGGATCGGCTTGGCCGCGATGATCGGCGTCACGGCGTTCTGGGGCTGGTGCCTGCTGAACGAGAACCCGACGTGGCTGCCGTGGCTGCGCTGGGTGATGCTCGCCGGCGGCCTGCTGTCCGCAGCACTGATCGTCATCGGCAGCGTGCCGTCGCTGCGCAGGCTCGTCACGATCGGCGTCCTCGCCGGCACCCTGTTCGGACTGTCCGGCACCACCGCCTACGCCCTCGCCACGACGACCGTCGCGCACTCCGGTTCGATCCCGAGCGTCGGTCCGGCGGGCAGCAGCTCCGGCGGCATGGGCGGCGGTGGCACCGGCGGCATGCCGGGAGGCACGGGTGGACCCGGTGGATCGGCCGCCGGTTCCGACAGCGACGACTCCACCATCGACGACGGCTCCCAGCAGGGTCCCGGCGGGACCCCGCCGGAGGGTGCCTCCGGCGAGGCGCCGGAGATGCCGGACGGCACGTCCGGCACGGCACCGGGCAGTGGTCAGGACGACACGGACGACGCGACCTCCGAGGGCGGGCCAGGGACGGGCCTCCAGGCCGGGGGTGGTGGCGAGGGTGCGTCGACCTCCTCCGCCCTGCAGGAGCTGCTCGAGGCGTCCGACGCGAAGTGGGCGGCCGCGGTGAACGGATCGCAGTCGGCCGCGCAGCTCGAACTCGACACCGACACCGCCGTGATGGCGATCGGCGGCTGGTCGAGCGACCCGGCACCGACGCTCGCGCAGTTCAAGGCGTACGTCGCCGACGGTGACATCGGGTACTACGTGTCGTCCGGGTCCGGCGGCGGGATGGGCGGCGGCTCGTCCACCGCCTCGGCGATCCAGGAGTGGGTCGCGGCGAACTACGAGTCGACGACCGTCGGCGGCCAGACCGTGTACGACCTGAGCAGCGCGAAGTGA